The Populus alba chromosome 6, ASM523922v2, whole genome shotgun sequence genome contains a region encoding:
- the LOC118048566 gene encoding L-type lectin-domain containing receptor kinase VIII.1: protein MSLSHKTSHIVPSPIVLFLLLCLVLLRTKASSTDFDFGTLTLSSLKFLGDAHLNNGSVRLTRDLAVPNSGAGKALYSKPIRFRQPSTQSIASFSTFFSFSVTNLNPSSIGGGLAFVLSPDSDALGSAGGFLGLLNVDDGPEAASSFVAVEFDTLMDVEFKDINGNHVGLDLNSMVSTQIGDLGAINIDLKSGDLVNAWIDYDGSNQSFNISVSYSNLKPKEPILSFSLDLDQYVTDFMYVGFSGSTQGSTEIHSIEWWSFSSSFQSSLGSESPSSVPPPPTASLMNPSASSVKSPPPTLAPSGLESVSGKSDKSNSCHNQLCKQGAGAVAGVVTASAFFVIFAGVLIWVFSKRFKHVKKPVSFASEVIKMPKEFSYRELKSATKCFNANRIIGHGAFGTVYKGILLETGEIVAVKRCSHSSQGKNEFLSELSIIGTLRHRNLVRLQGWCHEKGEILLVYDLMPNGSLDKALFEARTPLPWSHRRKVLLGVASALAYLHQECENQVIHRDIKTSNIMLDEGFNARLGDFGLARQIEHDKSPDATVAAGTMGYLAPEYLLTGRATEKTDVFSYGAVVLEVASGRRPIERETSGVGKVAVNGNLVEWVWSLHREGRLLMAADARLEGQFEESEMRRVLLVGLACSHPDPMARPAMRGVVQMLVGETEVPLVPRAKPTLSFSTSHLLLSLQDSVSDCNDLIAISSSSSENSFIRGHDLV, encoded by the coding sequence ATGTCTCTCTCTCACAAAACTTCGCACATTGTTCCTTCACCAATTGTCCTGTTTCTCCTCCTCTGTTTAGTCCTACTAAGAACCAAAGCATCATCAACTGATTTTGACTTCGGTACTTTAACTCTTAGCAGTCTTAAATTCCTCGGCGACGCTCACTTAAACAATGGCAGCGTCCGTCTCACTCGTGACCTGGCCGTCCCGAATTCTGGCGCCGGCAAAGCTCTCTACTCTAAACCCATCAGATTCCGACAGCCATCCACTCAGTCCATCGCTAGCTTCTCcactttcttctccttttctgttACTAATCTAAACCCTTCCTCCATCGGCGGTGGCCTAGCTTTTGTCCTCTCTCCGGACTCCGACGCCCTCGGCTCTGCCGGCGGCTTCCTTGGACTCCTCAACGTCGACGATGGGCCTGAGGCTGCTTCCAGTTTTGTGGCGGTCGAGTTTGATACTTTAATGGACGTGGAGTTTAAAGATATTAATGGGAACCATGTGGGTTTGGATCTTAATAGTATGGTTTCTACACAAATAGGTGATTTAGGAGCTATTAATATTGATCTAAAAAGTGGTGATCTTGTTAATGCTTGGATCGATTATGATGGTAGTAATCAAAGCTTCAACATTTCTGTTTCCTACTCAAATCTTAAGCCCAAAGAACCAATTTTGTCTTTTAGTCTTGATTTAGACCAGTATGTTACTGATTTTATGTATGTTGGGTTTTCTGGGTCTACACAAGGAAGTACAGAGATTCATAGTATTGAATGGTGGAGTTTTAGTTCTTCTTTTCAGTCAAGTTTAGGTTCCGAGTCACCTTCTTCAGTACCTCCACCTCCGACGGCTAGTTTGATGAATCCATCGGCTAGTTCTGTTAAGTCCCCGCCACCAACATTGGCTCCTAGCGGTTTAGAGTCAGTTAGTGGTAAGAGTGACAAGTCTAATTCGTGTCATAATCAACTTTGCAAGCAGGGTGCAGGGGCTGTTGCAGGGGTGGTGACAGCTAgtgctttttttgttatttttgctGGTGTTCTTATCTGGGTTTTCTCTAAAAGATTCAAGCATGTGAAAAAGCCAGTGTCTTTTGCATCAGAGGTTATTAAAATGCCTAAGGAGTTTAGTTACAGAGAGCTTAAATCAGCTACCAAATGCTTCAATGCGAATAGAATTATTGGTCACGGAGCATTTGGGACTGTTTATAAGGGTATATTGCTAGAGACTGGTGAAATTGTGGCAGTGAAGAGGTGTAGTCATAGCAGTCAAGGAAAGAATGAGTTTTTATCTGAATTGTCAATAATTGGGACTCTAAGGCATCGAAATCTTGTTCGGCTTCAAGGTTGGTGTCATGAGAAAGGAGAAATATTGTTAGTTTATGATTTGATGCCCAATGGGAGTCTTGATAAAGCGTTGTTTGAGGCAAGAACGCCTTTGCCATGGTCACACAGGCGTAAAGTTTTACTTGGTGTTGCTTCTGCTCTAGCTTATTTGCATCAAGAATGTGAAAACCAGGTGATTCATAGAGATATCAAGACCAGCAACATTATGTTGGATGAGGGCTTTAACGCAAGATTAGGAGATTTTGGTTTGGCAAGGCAAATTGAACATGATAAATCGCCAGATGCAACAGTAGCTGCTGGTACAATGGGGTATTTAGCTCCCGAGTATCTTTTAACAGGAAGAGCTACCGAGAAAACTGATGTGTTTAGCTATGGAGCTGTGGTTCTTGAAGTGGCTAGTGGGAGAAGACCCATTGAGAGAGAGACTAGTGGCGTTGGAAAAGTTGCGGTTAATGGGAATTTGGTGGAGTGGGTTTGGAGTTTACACAGAGAAGGGAGATTGCTAATGGCAGCTGATGCTAGACTCGAGGGTCAGTTTGAGGAGAGTGAGATGAGGAGGGTTCTGTTGGTTGGGTTAGCTTGTTCGCACCCTGACCCAATGGCTAGACCCGCTATGAGGGGTGTGGTCCAGATGCTTGTGGGGGAAACCGAGGTCCCTCTTGTTCCAAGAGCAAAGCCTACATTGAGTTTTAGCACCTCACACCTCCTGTTGAGTTTGCAAGACAGTGTGTCTGACTGTAACGACCTGATCGCCATTTCAAGTTCCTCATCAGAAAACAGCTTCATCAGAGGTCATGACCTAgtgtga